Proteins found in one Planococcus citri chromosome 2, ihPlaCitr1.1, whole genome shotgun sequence genomic segment:
- the LOC135837895 gene encoding gamma-glutamylcyclotransferase-like codes for MLVLFILIPVLSPAMAQSSKTFLYFGYGSNLLSKRIHLFNPSAVRQCVARLDNHRLDFGFDSKLWKGKVATIVPDETEHVWGAVWRINMENMKDLDRQEEVERNIYKPIEVQVKTADSENITCRCYMLVNQPTKIPPGESVPVERRPSISYLNVIINGAIESGLPDHYIEKLKKIEHNGIKADEEKIFAGHTMSVP; via the exons ATGCTTGTGCTCTTTATACTCATTCCTGTACTTTCTCCTGCTATGGCTCAATCTAGTAAGACTTTTTTATATTTCGGGTACGGGAGCAACCTTCTCTCGAAAAGAATTCATCTATTCAATCCATCAGCTGTTCGCCAATGTGTTGCTCGTTTAGAT AATCATCGATTAGATTTCGGCTTCGATTCGAAGCTTTGGAAAGGCAAAGTTGCAACGATAGTTCCCGATGAAACAGAACACGTTTGGGGAGCAGTATGGAGAATCAACATGGAAAATATGAAAGATCTAGATAG GCAAGAAGAAGTAGAAAGGAACATTTACAAACCGATTGAGGTTCAAGTGAAAACTGCAGATTCTGAAAACATAACTTGCAGATGTTACATGCTCGTTAATCAACCTACTAAAATCCCACCTGGCGAATCTGTACCAGTCGAAAGAAGACCTTCTATCAGCTATTTAAATGTCATTATCAATGGAGCAATTGAAAGTGGTTTACCCGATCATtatatagaaaaattgaaaaaaatagagcaCAATGGAATAAAAGCAGACGAAGAGAAGATTTTCGCAGGACATACTATGAGTGTTCCctaa
- the LOC135837891 gene encoding mitochondrial ribonuclease P protein 1 homolog: MNCNKMKVLMFRMVLAKQSLQRNISNLTKLSSCPVLSSNIVKICHKYCSSDTQNATKYLEEFSEEFDTESRVYDNIDLEAITDNDPEKINILNALITKLEMKSQKGLPLPKHLSTQHWREILKLPSLTQKMNYLKYMAIKEARKEEQRLLKLEKRKKYEQFLEEKKKHPKTVSTTNSPVVYGLNGTSIFMRVRNSTIDKFYNYKLLEPYMNGPDIVIDCEYSSFMTPKEINSAAFQVGGAWHMNRANVHPFNIVYTNLQKGSVLYERLKLMYPPIDVDPSYLFNYTPKSFLDLYPKDKLIYLSPHAVECMETYEPDKVYIIGCMVDIAMPEPLSLAKAKKYDIRALKFPLDKYLNWKSGGKALNMDHCVKIMLDIKNGKDWKSALTKHIPPRKLESEHPEEQKDVNFLQDARAIRRMFLKNKVHELIVDKDYKK; the protein is encoded by the exons atgaATTGTAATAAAATGAAAGTCCTCATGTTCCGGATGGTCCTTGCGAAGCAATCATTGCAACGAAACATCAGTAACTTGACGAAACTTTCCAGTTGCCCGGTACTTAGTTCAAATATCGTTAAAATCTGCCACAAATATTGTTCTTCCGACACTCAAAACGCTACCAAATACCTGGAAGAGTTCTCCGAAGAATTCGATACCGAATCCAGAGTCTACGACAACATCGACTTAGAGGCCATCACAGACAACGACccggaaaaaatcaacattctcAATGCACTTATAACCAAACTCGAGATGAAAAGCCAGAAAGGCCTTCCATTACCTAAGCATCTTTCTACGCAACACTGGCGTGAAATTCTCAAATTACCTTCGCTCACTCAGAAAATGAATTACTTGAAGTATATGGCGATAAAAGAAGCTCGTAAGGAAGAGCAACGCTTACTTAAACTAGAGAAACGTAAAAAATACGAACAGTTTTTAGAAGAGAAGAAGAAACACCCTAAAACGGTGTCAACGACAAACTCGCCCGTTGTTTATGGTTTAAACGGCACGTCGATATTTATGAGAGTGCGGAATTCTACGAtagataaattttataattataaattaCTAGAACCTTATATGAATGGTCCCGATATAGTTATCGATTGCGAATATAGCTCGTTTATGACTCCTAAAGAAATAAATAGCGCTGCTTTTCAAGTAGGAGGCGCTTGGCATATGAATAGAGCTAATGTGCATCCTTTCAACATTGTGTATACAAACCTTCAAAAAGGCAGCGTTCTCTACGAGAGGTTGAAATTAATGTACCCTCCTATCGACGTTGATCCTTCTTACTTGTTCAACTATACGCCGAAAAGTTTTCTAGATTTGTATCCTAAAGATAAATTGATCTACTTATCGCCTCATGCTGTAGAATGCATGGAGACATACGAACCTGATAAAGTTTATATTATTg GTTGTATGGTTGATATAGCTATGCCCGAACCTTTATCTTTGGcgaaagcaaaaaaatacgatataCGAGCTTTGAAGTTCCCTTTAGATAAATATCTTAATTGGAAAAGCGGTGGAAAAGCTTTAAACATGGATCAT TGTGTTAAAATAATGCTCGACATTAAGAACGGTAAAGATTGGAAATCAGCTTTAACAAAACATATACCACCTAGAAAACTTGAATCTGAACACCCTGAAGAGCAAAAAGATGTAAATTTTCTACAGGATGCTCGAGCTATTCGtcgtatgtttttgaaaaacaaagtacACGAATTAATTGTCGATAAAGATTACAAGAAATGA
- the LOC135837892 gene encoding coiled-coil domain-containing protein 97, producing the protein MEVDTDIAENQNTDGTDKNAVSPENVTEKEESTDMPCETAPEKEESIEMSCTGDSNTPLQVNNSTDSKVSNSADEIRNQMLDYLANKTNVHFKSQQIGEPDLSFSEKRSIAENVLNQSHSTFLSRFGDNLLMEHLSCFNDPGDESYEVQYYLNKLKSCKCKPLSEVQIKNRRFEAMKRLMSEGEYFSVGEMRKRNPLLFDQLLGGFLTDPESKTDPSQEHAFAHILLDQIEQDQVAALKKKQLEAELEQSKECPDSSDDEECTKMESESSTSKEFKDNLILWGKSYKNNHTIGKTRWKSKHSSSTKPKNFQNKCKLSHEEKVLLINEFTSSMFHSFLHGKDEFDYNEVDNNPEYDDEKQCDVDEEEKYFDSESPEERSQKYSQEVEDDELDDYMKNIEGEVSSDNLASSFQRMNADNDNLPKE; encoded by the exons ATGGAAGTTGATACTGACATCGCCGAAAATCAAAATACCGATGGGACTGATAAAAATGCCGTATCGCCGGAAAATGTTACTGAAAAAGAAGAATCAACGGATATGCCATGTGAAACTGCTCCTGAAAAAGAAGAATCAATTGAAATGTCCTGTACTGGTGATTCCAATACTCCTCTTCAAGTGAATAATTCGACTGATTCAAAAGTTAGCAATTCCGCCGACGAAATTCGAAACCAAATGTTGGATTATTTAGCCAATAAAACGAACGTTCATTTCAAAAGTCAACAAATAGGAGAACCAGATTtaagtttttcagaaaaaagatcGATTGCTGAGAACGTTCTGAATCAGAGCCATTCTACGTTTTTGTCTCGTTTCGGTGATAATCTATTAATGGAACATCTATCTTGTTTCAATGATCCGGGAGATGAATCTTACGAAGTGCAGTATTatctgaataaattgaaaagttgcaaGTGTAAACCACTATCtgaa GTACAAATCAAGAACAGAAGATTCGAAGCCATGAAACGATTAATGTCCGAAGGAGAATACTTCAGCGTTGGAGAAATGAGAAAACGAAATCCTCTTCTGTTTGATCAACTTCTCGGTGGCTTTTTAACTGATCCGGAGTCCAAAACTGATCCAAGTCAAGAGCACGC ATTTGCTCATATTTTACTCGATCAAATCGAACAAGATCAGGTAGCTGCGCTAAAAAAGAAACAACTCGAAGCAGAATTAGAGCAAAGTAAAGAATGTCCAGATTCTAGTGATGACGAAGAATGTACAAAAATGGAATCCGAATCGTCTACTTCGAAAGAATTCAAAGATAATTTAATCCTATGGGGTAAATCGTACAAAAATAATCATACTATTGGGAAAACACGCTGGAAAAGTAAACATTCATCGTCAACGAAGCcgaagaatttccaaaataaatgtaAACTTTCTCACGAAGAAAAGGTCCTACTCATTAATGAATTCACATCTTCCATGTTTCATAGCTTTTTGCATGGGAAAGATGAATTCGACtacaa cgAGGTTGATAATAATCCGGAGTACGATGATGAGAAACAATGTGATGTtgacgaagaagaaaaatacttCGATTCCGAAAGTCCCGAAGAGAGGAGTCAAAAATATAGCCAGGAGGTTGAAGACGATGAATTAGATGATTATATGAAAAATATCGAAGGTGAAGTTTCATCGGATAATTTAGCTAGCAGTTTTCAACGTATGAATGCTGATAATGATAATTTACCGAAGGAATGA
- the LOC135837887 gene encoding probable leucine--tRNA ligase, mitochondrial — translation MSKILSTMQIITLMKRRPPVTVLFRSISTEIWNNHLDLETRKKIEGYWKKQFSNDNLFDKNNLNDKFYVLSMFPYPSGNLHMGHVRVYTISDTIARFHRMNGKNVYQPIGWDAFGLPAENAAFERGIAPDEWTRKNISQMKSHLDSLHLTFDWDSELSTCDPRYYRWTQYIFLKMYEAGLVYQKKALVNWDPVDETVLAEEQVDEEGKSWRSGAKVEKKVLKQWFIRTTKFAKNLRDGLNDKSLVNWKDIIDVQKNWIGECNGYSFELPIENRTDGASLNVWVTEPKSILFAEFIVVKPNSMIDILAGSSQEKDGQLDLNVINPFTKTKIPIFVSDEVEYPFGRDVYVGVPSKIDLDKEFALKKGLKLSEFSSERIYDDDEICRIAQQMQIGGYPVSSKLNDWLISRQRYWGTPIPIVHCSTCGPQPVPYDQLPVTLPSLPKDHPVGKGLHKILEESDWKNTSCPKCGGKASKECDTMDTFVDSSWYYLRYPEVNNTSEPFSEKTASQMMPVDVYVGGKEHAVLHLYYARFVSHFLHSIGLLKHREPFQRLLCQGMVKGLTYKNSEGRYFKPSEVEVKLPGKKAVCKDTNEDLIVSWEKMSKSKHNGVEPSDVLNEYGVDTTRLFLLFSVAPFSHRNWNDSLFSDVITWQHRLWLTMTEFLKCRNTPLESEIPGFNMEAEEQKLIAARNKCVRLTTYNYKVTHQLAAAITNLQSLTNTLRNSKREVRKYSKEYEKCLAYFIIMLAPMTPHFAATLWHGFTSAPGHLLTDCDEINWNENVMKQKWPKLDKDYILPFKITINGDSKVYTSKLQYNSLVNLTPELALEYAVMHPTVKKYVYKKDVYEVELEKDDCFGASINIKVNNSRFYEDVDSSDSESEIGTSKS, via the exons atgtccaaaatacTTTCCACAATGCAGATTATAACGTTGATGAAACGACGACCTCCGGTCACAGTTCTATTCCGATCCATCAGCACCGAAATATGG AACAATCATCTTGATCTAgagactcgaaaaaaaatcgaaggttACTGGAAGAAACAGTTCTCAAACGACAATCTATTCGACAAGAACAATTTGAACGATAAATTCTATGTTTTATCCATGTTTCCTTACCCTTCCGGTAATCTGCACATGGGTCACGTTCGAGTATACACGATCTCAGATACCATTGCAAGATTCCATAGAATGAATGGTAAAAAT GTGTATCAACCCATAGGATGGGATGCTTTCGGTTTACCGGCTGAAAACGCAGCTTTCGAACGTGGTATAGCTCCAGATGAATGGACTCGTAAGAACATAAGTCAAATGAAATCTCATCTTGATAGTCTTCATTTAACGTTCGATTGGGATTCCGAATTATCTACCTGTGATCCGAGATATTACCGTTGGACGCAGTACATATTCTTGAAAATGTACGAAGCTGGGCTAGTGTATCAGAAAAAG GCTCTGGTCAATTGGGATCCTGTTGATGAAACTGTATTGGCTGAAGAACAAGTTGACGAAGAAGGGAAATCCTGGAGATCAGGAGctaaagttgagaaaaaagttttaaagcaGTGGTTCATCAGAACTACGAAATTTGCCAA GAACTTACGAGATGGTTTGAACGATAAATCGCTCGTGAATTGGAAAGATATAATTGACGTACAGAAGAACTGGATCGGCGAATGCAACGGTTACTCTTTCGAATTACCGATCGAAAACCGAACCGATGGAGCTTCCTTGAACGTCTGGGTCACCGAACCTAAATCTATATTATTCGCAGAGTTTATCGTAGTAAAACCAAACAGCATGATTGATATTTTAGCTGGAAGTTCTCAAGAGAAAGATGGTCAACTAGATTTGAACGTTATCAATCCTTTCACTAAAaccaaaataccaatatttGTATCCGACGAAGTCGAGTACCCTTTCGGTAGAGATGTTTATGTCGGAGTTCCCAGCAAAATAGATTTGGATAAAGAATTCGCTCTGAAAAAGGGCTTAAAGTTGTCTGAATTTTCATCAGAACGAATTTATGACGATGATGAAATTTGTAGAATAGCTCAACAAATGCAAATTGGCGGATACCCTGTTAGTAGCAAGTTGAATGATTGGTTAATATCTCGTCAAAGGTATTGGGGTACTCCGATACCGATTGTGCATTGTTCAACTTGTGGTCCGCAACCTGTACCATATGATCAGCTACCAGTAACGTTACCATCGCTTCCGAAAGATCATCCTGTTGGTAAAGGTCTTCATAAAATACTGGAAGAGTCTGATTGGAAAAATACCTCGTGCCCGAA aTGCGGCGGAAAAGCTTCTAAAGAATGTGATACAATGGATACTTTTGTAGACTCGAGTTGGTACTATTTACGATATCCAGAGGTGAATAATACGTCAGAACCATTCAGTGAAAAAACTGCTAGTCAAATGATGCCCGTTGATGTTTATGTCGGTGGAAAAGAACATG CTGTTCTGCATTTATATTACGCTCGATTCGTGAGTCATTTCTTGCATTCCATCGGATTACTCAAACATCGAGAGCCATTTCAAAGACTTCTGTGTCAAGGTATGGTTAAAGGATTAACATACAAAAACTCGGAAGGAAGATACTTTAAACCTAGTGAAGTAGAAGTAAAGTTGCCTG gtaaaaaagctGTTTGTAAAGATACTAACGAAGATCTGATCGTAtcttgggaaaaaatgagtaaatcaAAACACAATGGAGTAGAACCTTCTGACGTTCTGAATGAGTACGGTGTCGATACAACTCGTCTGTTTTTATTATTCAGCGTAGCTCCATTTTCTCATCGCAATTGGAACGACTCTC TATTCTCCGATGTCATAACATGGCAACATAGATTATGGTTAACAATGACAGAATTTCTTAAATGTAGAAATACTCCGCTAGAATCTGAAATTCCTGGATTCAATATGGAAGCCGAGGAACAAAAACTGATCGCGGCACGTAATAAATGCGTTCGTCTTACAACGTACAACTACAAAGTAACCCATCAATTAGCAGCAGCAATTACAAACTTACAATCGTTGACCAATACTTTGAGG AATTCTAAACGAGAAGTCCGAAAATACAGTAAAGAATACGAAAAGTGTTTGGCCTATTTTATCATCATGTTGGCCCCAATGACGCCTCATTTCGCTGCTACTCTATGGCATGGTTTCACTTCAGCCCCTGGGCATTTATTAACTGACTGCGATGAGATTAATTGGAATGAAAATGTCATGAAGCAAAAATGGCCCAAGTTAGATAAAGATTACATCTTACCCTTCAAGATCACC aTCAATGGCGATTCCAAAGTGTATACTTCTAAACTACAATATAACTCATTGGTTAATTTGACACCAGAGTTAGCTTTGGAATACGCTGTGATGCATCCTACAGTGAAGAAATACGTTTATAAAAAAGACGTTTATGAAGTTGAACTAGAAAAGGATGACTGCTTTGGTGCTTCAATAAATATCAAAGTTAATAATTCGAGATTCTACGAAGACGTCGATAGTTCGGATAGTGAAAGTGAAATTGGAACGTCCAAGAGTTGA